In Manis pentadactyla isolate mManPen7 chromosome 3, mManPen7.hap1, whole genome shotgun sequence, a single window of DNA contains:
- the PHF24 gene encoding PHD finger protein 24 isoform X2 gives MLLFNLNRIWTFLEQFRKSKQKRAMGVLMSKRQTVEQVQKVSLAVSAFKDGLRDRPSFRRTGELPGSHHGTVEGSVQEVQEEKEAEASTPVLQEESSVNRAAWERLRDGRGVEPEEFDRTNRFTPPAFIRPTRKLDDDKPPDICLEPREPVINDEMCDVCEVWTAESLFPCRVCTRVFHDGCLRRMGYLHGDSAAEDNLNLLLTEEEMYSLTETFQQCKIIPDCSLTLEDFLRYRHQAAKRGDRDRALSKEQEEQAARQFAALDPEHRGHIEWPDFLSHESLLLLQQLRPQNSLLRLLTVKERERARATFLTRGSGNTISEAESHQAQHSWFCKRLAEAPSCSVSISHVGPIADSSPASSSSKSQDKALVPTEQESRLVNWPTFLRENVVYILAARPNSSAIHLKPPG, from the exons ATGTTACTTTTTAATCTTAACAGGATATGGACCTTTCTTGAACAGTTCAGAAAATCAAAGCAGAAAAG AGCCATGGGGGTGTTGATGTCCAAGCGGCAGACAGTGGAGCAGGTGCAGAAGGTGAGCCTGGCAGTGTCTGCTTTCAAGGATGGGCTGCGGGATAGGCCTTCCTTCCGACGTACAGGTGAGCTTCCAGGGTCCCACCATGGCACTGTAGAGGGCTCCGTTCAAGAGGTGCAGGAggagaaagaagcagaggcaAGTACCCCAGTGCTCCAAGAAGAAAGCAGTGTCAACCGTGCAGCCTGGGAGAGGCTCCGAGATGGGCGTGGAGTAGAACCTGAGGAGTTTGACAGGACCAATCGTTTCACACCCCCTGCCTTCATCCGCCCCACCCGGAAGCTGGATGATGACAAACCTCCAGATATCTGCTTGGAGCCCAGAGAGCCT GTTATCAACGATGAGATGTGTGATGTCTGTGAGGTCTGGACTGCCGAAAGCCTCTTCCCATGCAGGGTCTGCACAAGGGTTTTCCACGATGGCTGCCTGCGCCGAATGGGCTACCTTCACGGAGACAGTGCAGCGGAG GACAACCTCAACTTGCTGCTAACTGAGGAGGAAATGTACAGCCTCACAGAGACCTTCCAGCAGTGTAAAATCATCCCTG ATTGCTCCCTGACGCTGGAGGATTTCCTGCGCTACCGCCACCAAGCAGCAAAGCGAGGGGACAGAGACAGGGCTCTAAGCAAGGAACAAGAGGAACAGGCAGCTCGCCAGTTTGCAGCCCTGGACCCTGAACATCGAGGACATATAGAGTGGCCTGACTTCTTGTCCCATGAGTCCCTCCTGCTTCTGCAGCAATTGCGTCCCCAG AACTCTCTGTTAAGGCTTCTGACAGTCAAGGAGAGGGAGCGAGCCCGAGCCACCTTCCTGACACGGGGGAGCGGGAACACTATCAGTGAGGCAGAGAGCCACCAAGCCCAGCACTCTTGGTTCTGCAAACGCCTCGCAGAGGCTCCTTCCTGCAGTGTCAG CATCAGCCATGTGGGTCCGATAGCAGATAGCAGCCcagccagcagcagcagcaagagTCAAGACAAGGCCCTGGTACCCACAGAGCAGGAGTCCAG ACTTGTGAACTGGCCTACCTTCCTGCGGGAGAATGTCGTCTACATCTTGGCTGCTCGCCCCAACAGCTCAGCCATTCACCTGAAACCCCCAGGATAG
- the PHF24 gene encoding PHD finger protein 24 isoform X1 — protein MGVLMSKRQTVEQVQKVSLAVSAFKDGLRDRPSFRRTGELPGSHHGTVEGSVQEVQEEKEAEASTPVLQEESSVNRAAWERLRDGRGVEPEEFDRTNRFTPPAFIRPTRKLDDDKPPDICLEPREPVINDEMCDVCEVWTAESLFPCRVCTRVFHDGCLRRMGYLHGDSAAEVTEMAHTETGWSCHYCDNLNLLLTEEEMYSLTETFQQCKIIPDCSLTLEDFLRYRHQAAKRGDRDRALSKEQEEQAARQFAALDPEHRGHIEWPDFLSHESLLLLQQLRPQNSLLRLLTVKERERARATFLTRGSGNTISEAESHQAQHSWFCKRLAEAPSCSVSISHVGPIADSSPASSSSKSQDKALVPTEQESRLVNWPTFLRENVVYILAARPNSSAIHLKPPG, from the exons ATGGGGGTGTTGATGTCCAAGCGGCAGACAGTGGAGCAGGTGCAGAAGGTGAGCCTGGCAGTGTCTGCTTTCAAGGATGGGCTGCGGGATAGGCCTTCCTTCCGACGTACAGGTGAGCTTCCAGGGTCCCACCATGGCACTGTAGAGGGCTCCGTTCAAGAGGTGCAGGAggagaaagaagcagaggcaAGTACCCCAGTGCTCCAAGAAGAAAGCAGTGTCAACCGTGCAGCCTGGGAGAGGCTCCGAGATGGGCGTGGAGTAGAACCTGAGGAGTTTGACAGGACCAATCGTTTCACACCCCCTGCCTTCATCCGCCCCACCCGGAAGCTGGATGATGACAAACCTCCAGATATCTGCTTGGAGCCCAGAGAGCCT GTTATCAACGATGAGATGTGTGATGTCTGTGAGGTCTGGACTGCCGAAAGCCTCTTCCCATGCAGGGTCTGCACAAGGGTTTTCCACGATGGCTGCCTGCGCCGAATGGGCTACCTTCACGGAGACAGTGCAGCGGAGGTGACTGAGATGGCGCACACAGAGACAGGCTGGAGCTGCCACTACTGT GACAACCTCAACTTGCTGCTAACTGAGGAGGAAATGTACAGCCTCACAGAGACCTTCCAGCAGTGTAAAATCATCCCTG ATTGCTCCCTGACGCTGGAGGATTTCCTGCGCTACCGCCACCAAGCAGCAAAGCGAGGGGACAGAGACAGGGCTCTAAGCAAGGAACAAGAGGAACAGGCAGCTCGCCAGTTTGCAGCCCTGGACCCTGAACATCGAGGACATATAGAGTGGCCTGACTTCTTGTCCCATGAGTCCCTCCTGCTTCTGCAGCAATTGCGTCCCCAG AACTCTCTGTTAAGGCTTCTGACAGTCAAGGAGAGGGAGCGAGCCCGAGCCACCTTCCTGACACGGGGGAGCGGGAACACTATCAGTGAGGCAGAGAGCCACCAAGCCCAGCACTCTTGGTTCTGCAAACGCCTCGCAGAGGCTCCTTCCTGCAGTGTCAG CATCAGCCATGTGGGTCCGATAGCAGATAGCAGCCcagccagcagcagcagcaagagTCAAGACAAGGCCCTGGTACCCACAGAGCAGGAGTCCAG ACTTGTGAACTGGCCTACCTTCCTGCGGGAGAATGTCGTCTACATCTTGGCTGCTCGCCCCAACAGCTCAGCCATTCACCTGAAACCCCCAGGATAG
- the PHF24 gene encoding PHD finger protein 24 isoform X3 → MGYLHGDSAAEVTEMAHTETGWSCHYCDNLNLLLTEEEMYSLTETFQQCKIIPDCSLTLEDFLRYRHQAAKRGDRDRALSKEQEEQAARQFAALDPEHRGHIEWPDFLSHESLLLLQQLRPQNSLLRLLTVKERERARATFLTRGSGNTISEAESHQAQHSWFCKRLAEAPSCSVSISHVGPIADSSPASSSSKSQDKALVPTEQESRLVNWPTFLRENVVYILAARPNSSAIHLKPPG, encoded by the exons ATGGGCTACCTTCACGGAGACAGTGCAGCGGAGGTGACTGAGATGGCGCACACAGAGACAGGCTGGAGCTGCCACTACTGT GACAACCTCAACTTGCTGCTAACTGAGGAGGAAATGTACAGCCTCACAGAGACCTTCCAGCAGTGTAAAATCATCCCTG ATTGCTCCCTGACGCTGGAGGATTTCCTGCGCTACCGCCACCAAGCAGCAAAGCGAGGGGACAGAGACAGGGCTCTAAGCAAGGAACAAGAGGAACAGGCAGCTCGCCAGTTTGCAGCCCTGGACCCTGAACATCGAGGACATATAGAGTGGCCTGACTTCTTGTCCCATGAGTCCCTCCTGCTTCTGCAGCAATTGCGTCCCCAG AACTCTCTGTTAAGGCTTCTGACAGTCAAGGAGAGGGAGCGAGCCCGAGCCACCTTCCTGACACGGGGGAGCGGGAACACTATCAGTGAGGCAGAGAGCCACCAAGCCCAGCACTCTTGGTTCTGCAAACGCCTCGCAGAGGCTCCTTCCTGCAGTGTCAG CATCAGCCATGTGGGTCCGATAGCAGATAGCAGCCcagccagcagcagcagcaagagTCAAGACAAGGCCCTGGTACCCACAGAGCAGGAGTCCAG ACTTGTGAACTGGCCTACCTTCCTGCGGGAGAATGTCGTCTACATCTTGGCTGCTCGCCCCAACAGCTCAGCCATTCACCTGAAACCCCCAGGATAG
- the DNAJB5 gene encoding dnaJ homolog subfamily B member 5 isoform X1, translated as MFKRTVLSCPSPAAPPLQARGAFRSFPHFWGEDFLASLMFKIQLEPLKLRAWTLNGFVKFRNKETSAGPVAVMGKDYYKILGIPSGANEDEIKKAYRKMALKYHPDKNKEPNAEEKFKEIAEAYDVLSDPKKRGLYDQYGEEGLKTGGGPSGGSSGSFHYTFHGDPHATFASFFGGSNPFDIFFASSRSTRPFSGFDPDDMDVDEDEDPFGAFGRFGFNGLSRGPRRAPEPLYPRRKVQDPPVVHELRVSLEEIYHGSTKRMKITRRRLNPDGRTVRTEDKILHIVIKRGWKEGTKITFPKEGDATPDNIPADIVFVLKDKPHAHFRRDGTNVLYSALISLKEALCGCTVNIPTIDGRVIPLPCNDVIKPGTVKRLRGEGLPFPKVPTQRGDLIVEFKVRFPDRLPPQTRQILKQHLPCS; from the exons atgtTTAAGCGCACAGTGCTCTCCTGCCCATCCCCAGCAGCACCCCCACTACAGGCCCGAGGAGCTTTCCGGAGCTTCCCACACTTCTGGGGAGAAGACTTCTTAGCCAGCTTGATGTTTAAAATTCAGCTGGAGCCTTTAAAACTTCGAGCCTGGACGCTGAATGGGTTTGTAAAGTTTCG AAACAAGGAGACCAGTGCTGGTCCAGTGGCTGTGATGGGGAAGGATTATTACAAGATTCTTGGGATCCCTTCGGGAGCCAATGAGGATGAGATTAAGAAAGCCTACCGGAAGATGGCCCTGAAGTACCACCCAGACAAGAATAAAGAACCCAATGCTGAGGAGAAGTTTAAGGAGATTGCAGAGGCCTATGATGTGCTGAGTGACCCTAAGAAACGCGGCCTGTATGACCAGTATGGGGAGGAAG GCTTGAAGACCGGCGGTGGTCCCTCAGGTGGCTCCAGTGGCTCCTTTCACTACACCTTTCATGGGGACCCCCACGCCACCTTTGCCTCCTTCTTTGGTGGCTCCAACCCCTTCGATATCTTCTTTGCCAGCAGCCGCTCCACTCGTCCCTTCAGTGGCTTTGACCCAGATGACATGGATGTGGATGAAGATGAAGACCCATTTGGTGCCTTTGGCCGCTTTGGCTTCAATGGGTTGAGTAGGGGTCCAAGGCGAGCCCCAGAACCACTGTACCCTCGGCGCAAGGTGCAGGACCCGCCTGTGGTGCATGAGCTGCGGGTATCGCTGGAGGAGATCTACCACGGCTCCACCAAGCGCATGAAGATCACAAGACGGCGCCTCAATCCTGACGGGCGAACTGTACGCACAGAGGACAAGATCCTGCACATTGTCATAAAGCGTGGCTGGAAGGAAGGCACCAAGATCACTTTCCCCAAAGAGGGTGATGCCACACCTGACAACATCCCTGCTGACATTGTCTTCGTGCTCAAAGATAAGCCGCATGCACACTTCCGCCGAGATGGCACCAACGTGCTCTACAGTGCCCTGATCAGCCTTAAGGAG GCACTGTGTGGCTGCACCGTGAACATTCCAACCATCGATGGCCGAGTGATCCCATTGCCCTGTAATGATGTCATCAAGCCAGGCACCGTGAAGAGACTCCGAGGGGAGGGCCTTCCTTTCCCAAAGGTGCCCACCCAACGAGGAGACCTCATTGTCGAGTTCAAAGTTCGCTTCCCAGACAGACTACCACCACAGACACGACAGATCCTTAAGCAACACCTACCCTGTTCCTAG
- the DNAJB5 gene encoding dnaJ homolog subfamily B member 5 isoform X2, translating into MFKIQLEPLKLRAWTLNGFVKFRNKETSAGPVAVMGKDYYKILGIPSGANEDEIKKAYRKMALKYHPDKNKEPNAEEKFKEIAEAYDVLSDPKKRGLYDQYGEEGLKTGGGPSGGSSGSFHYTFHGDPHATFASFFGGSNPFDIFFASSRSTRPFSGFDPDDMDVDEDEDPFGAFGRFGFNGLSRGPRRAPEPLYPRRKVQDPPVVHELRVSLEEIYHGSTKRMKITRRRLNPDGRTVRTEDKILHIVIKRGWKEGTKITFPKEGDATPDNIPADIVFVLKDKPHAHFRRDGTNVLYSALISLKEALCGCTVNIPTIDGRVIPLPCNDVIKPGTVKRLRGEGLPFPKVPTQRGDLIVEFKVRFPDRLPPQTRQILKQHLPCS; encoded by the exons ATGTTTAAAATTCAGCTGGAGCCTTTAAAACTTCGAGCCTGGACGCTGAATGGGTTTGTAAAGTTTCG AAACAAGGAGACCAGTGCTGGTCCAGTGGCTGTGATGGGGAAGGATTATTACAAGATTCTTGGGATCCCTTCGGGAGCCAATGAGGATGAGATTAAGAAAGCCTACCGGAAGATGGCCCTGAAGTACCACCCAGACAAGAATAAAGAACCCAATGCTGAGGAGAAGTTTAAGGAGATTGCAGAGGCCTATGATGTGCTGAGTGACCCTAAGAAACGCGGCCTGTATGACCAGTATGGGGAGGAAG GCTTGAAGACCGGCGGTGGTCCCTCAGGTGGCTCCAGTGGCTCCTTTCACTACACCTTTCATGGGGACCCCCACGCCACCTTTGCCTCCTTCTTTGGTGGCTCCAACCCCTTCGATATCTTCTTTGCCAGCAGCCGCTCCACTCGTCCCTTCAGTGGCTTTGACCCAGATGACATGGATGTGGATGAAGATGAAGACCCATTTGGTGCCTTTGGCCGCTTTGGCTTCAATGGGTTGAGTAGGGGTCCAAGGCGAGCCCCAGAACCACTGTACCCTCGGCGCAAGGTGCAGGACCCGCCTGTGGTGCATGAGCTGCGGGTATCGCTGGAGGAGATCTACCACGGCTCCACCAAGCGCATGAAGATCACAAGACGGCGCCTCAATCCTGACGGGCGAACTGTACGCACAGAGGACAAGATCCTGCACATTGTCATAAAGCGTGGCTGGAAGGAAGGCACCAAGATCACTTTCCCCAAAGAGGGTGATGCCACACCTGACAACATCCCTGCTGACATTGTCTTCGTGCTCAAAGATAAGCCGCATGCACACTTCCGCCGAGATGGCACCAACGTGCTCTACAGTGCCCTGATCAGCCTTAAGGAG GCACTGTGTGGCTGCACCGTGAACATTCCAACCATCGATGGCCGAGTGATCCCATTGCCCTGTAATGATGTCATCAAGCCAGGCACCGTGAAGAGACTCCGAGGGGAGGGCCTTCCTTTCCCAAAGGTGCCCACCCAACGAGGAGACCTCATTGTCGAGTTCAAAGTTCGCTTCCCAGACAGACTACCACCACAGACACGACAGATCCTTAAGCAACACCTACCCTGTTCCTAG
- the DNAJB5 gene encoding dnaJ homolog subfamily B member 5 isoform X3 codes for MPWASLSSQHVACGNKETSAGPVAVMGKDYYKILGIPSGANEDEIKKAYRKMALKYHPDKNKEPNAEEKFKEIAEAYDVLSDPKKRGLYDQYGEEGLKTGGGPSGGSSGSFHYTFHGDPHATFASFFGGSNPFDIFFASSRSTRPFSGFDPDDMDVDEDEDPFGAFGRFGFNGLSRGPRRAPEPLYPRRKVQDPPVVHELRVSLEEIYHGSTKRMKITRRRLNPDGRTVRTEDKILHIVIKRGWKEGTKITFPKEGDATPDNIPADIVFVLKDKPHAHFRRDGTNVLYSALISLKEALCGCTVNIPTIDGRVIPLPCNDVIKPGTVKRLRGEGLPFPKVPTQRGDLIVEFKVRFPDRLPPQTRQILKQHLPCS; via the exons ATGCCATGGGCTTCTTTGTCATCCCAACACGTGGCTTGTGG AAACAAGGAGACCAGTGCTGGTCCAGTGGCTGTGATGGGGAAGGATTATTACAAGATTCTTGGGATCCCTTCGGGAGCCAATGAGGATGAGATTAAGAAAGCCTACCGGAAGATGGCCCTGAAGTACCACCCAGACAAGAATAAAGAACCCAATGCTGAGGAGAAGTTTAAGGAGATTGCAGAGGCCTATGATGTGCTGAGTGACCCTAAGAAACGCGGCCTGTATGACCAGTATGGGGAGGAAG GCTTGAAGACCGGCGGTGGTCCCTCAGGTGGCTCCAGTGGCTCCTTTCACTACACCTTTCATGGGGACCCCCACGCCACCTTTGCCTCCTTCTTTGGTGGCTCCAACCCCTTCGATATCTTCTTTGCCAGCAGCCGCTCCACTCGTCCCTTCAGTGGCTTTGACCCAGATGACATGGATGTGGATGAAGATGAAGACCCATTTGGTGCCTTTGGCCGCTTTGGCTTCAATGGGTTGAGTAGGGGTCCAAGGCGAGCCCCAGAACCACTGTACCCTCGGCGCAAGGTGCAGGACCCGCCTGTGGTGCATGAGCTGCGGGTATCGCTGGAGGAGATCTACCACGGCTCCACCAAGCGCATGAAGATCACAAGACGGCGCCTCAATCCTGACGGGCGAACTGTACGCACAGAGGACAAGATCCTGCACATTGTCATAAAGCGTGGCTGGAAGGAAGGCACCAAGATCACTTTCCCCAAAGAGGGTGATGCCACACCTGACAACATCCCTGCTGACATTGTCTTCGTGCTCAAAGATAAGCCGCATGCACACTTCCGCCGAGATGGCACCAACGTGCTCTACAGTGCCCTGATCAGCCTTAAGGAG GCACTGTGTGGCTGCACCGTGAACATTCCAACCATCGATGGCCGAGTGATCCCATTGCCCTGTAATGATGTCATCAAGCCAGGCACCGTGAAGAGACTCCGAGGGGAGGGCCTTCCTTTCCCAAAGGTGCCCACCCAACGAGGAGACCTCATTGTCGAGTTCAAAGTTCGCTTCCCAGACAGACTACCACCACAGACACGACAGATCCTTAAGCAACACCTACCCTGTTCCTAG
- the DNAJB5 gene encoding dnaJ homolog subfamily B member 5 isoform X4 — MGKDYYKILGIPSGANEDEIKKAYRKMALKYHPDKNKEPNAEEKFKEIAEAYDVLSDPKKRGLYDQYGEEGLKTGGGPSGGSSGSFHYTFHGDPHATFASFFGGSNPFDIFFASSRSTRPFSGFDPDDMDVDEDEDPFGAFGRFGFNGLSRGPRRAPEPLYPRRKVQDPPVVHELRVSLEEIYHGSTKRMKITRRRLNPDGRTVRTEDKILHIVIKRGWKEGTKITFPKEGDATPDNIPADIVFVLKDKPHAHFRRDGTNVLYSALISLKEALCGCTVNIPTIDGRVIPLPCNDVIKPGTVKRLRGEGLPFPKVPTQRGDLIVEFKVRFPDRLPPQTRQILKQHLPCS, encoded by the exons ATGGGGAAGGATTATTACAAGATTCTTGGGATCCCTTCGGGAGCCAATGAGGATGAGATTAAGAAAGCCTACCGGAAGATGGCCCTGAAGTACCACCCAGACAAGAATAAAGAACCCAATGCTGAGGAGAAGTTTAAGGAGATTGCAGAGGCCTATGATGTGCTGAGTGACCCTAAGAAACGCGGCCTGTATGACCAGTATGGGGAGGAAG GCTTGAAGACCGGCGGTGGTCCCTCAGGTGGCTCCAGTGGCTCCTTTCACTACACCTTTCATGGGGACCCCCACGCCACCTTTGCCTCCTTCTTTGGTGGCTCCAACCCCTTCGATATCTTCTTTGCCAGCAGCCGCTCCACTCGTCCCTTCAGTGGCTTTGACCCAGATGACATGGATGTGGATGAAGATGAAGACCCATTTGGTGCCTTTGGCCGCTTTGGCTTCAATGGGTTGAGTAGGGGTCCAAGGCGAGCCCCAGAACCACTGTACCCTCGGCGCAAGGTGCAGGACCCGCCTGTGGTGCATGAGCTGCGGGTATCGCTGGAGGAGATCTACCACGGCTCCACCAAGCGCATGAAGATCACAAGACGGCGCCTCAATCCTGACGGGCGAACTGTACGCACAGAGGACAAGATCCTGCACATTGTCATAAAGCGTGGCTGGAAGGAAGGCACCAAGATCACTTTCCCCAAAGAGGGTGATGCCACACCTGACAACATCCCTGCTGACATTGTCTTCGTGCTCAAAGATAAGCCGCATGCACACTTCCGCCGAGATGGCACCAACGTGCTCTACAGTGCCCTGATCAGCCTTAAGGAG GCACTGTGTGGCTGCACCGTGAACATTCCAACCATCGATGGCCGAGTGATCCCATTGCCCTGTAATGATGTCATCAAGCCAGGCACCGTGAAGAGACTCCGAGGGGAGGGCCTTCCTTTCCCAAAGGTGCCCACCCAACGAGGAGACCTCATTGTCGAGTTCAAAGTTCGCTTCCCAGACAGACTACCACCACAGACACGACAGATCCTTAAGCAACACCTACCCTGTTCCTAG